The Setaria viridis chromosome 9, Setaria_viridis_v4.0, whole genome shotgun sequence sequence ACCAGCTCGCGACGAAGCTAGCTGCACTTTCGAAGCAGTTTCAGAACCCGCAACCAGTTGGCGGCTGTTTCGGGGGTcttcaggccagtttgaaggcCGCGATCAGCGACCTGACGAGCCAGCTCAAGTCAACCACGGCTGGCCTTCCTGTGCAGCCGGTAGCTCTGATCGCCGCTCTTGGGAACCTGGAGAACGCCGTGGGCCTGGTGAACCCATGCGCGCCCGGCCTCGAGAAGCTTCTGAGCAAAGGGCAGGGCGTTCTTGCGACGGTTGGTGAATTGGTTGCTGCCTTGCCATCCTGATCGGCCGGCAGGTGAAGAGCAGAAACCCTGATGCTACGAGTTAGAGATCTGGGGACGGCAGTGTCGTTCGTTTCCTTCCATAGTCAACCGTGTCCTCAAGTTCTTCCTTCCTTTGCCACTGCTCTTGCTGTTGTCGTCGTGTTAATTTGCTGTTCCATTTGTTGTCGTTGATTTGATATACGTTCGCTGCTTGATTTGAGCTAGTGCCATGAGCtcaactctgatgtaataataaGCTCTTGCTGTTCAATTGGATTGTGGGTGATAATTTAATTTACAGATCAGAGCAAGTTCTGTTGACATCCCATTGTCCTTCTTTTTTCCCAGGATATAGATAGTCGTGCATAGGGCACAAGTTGAAGATTTGGTCCGTCTTAGATTTATCGCTCTTTTGAAATTAAGGACGCGCTTGGTTCAGCACGTGGCTCACCTCGCTTTGCGTCGCCTCGTCGGCGTGAGCAACGAGAAACTTGCCGGGGCAGGCGAGCCGATTTGGCTCTCCCCGGAAGCAAGCCAAATCGTACCTGCACAAGCTCCAAAGTGCTCGGATAAGGGAACCAAGCACCCTGGCTGGCTCAGTAGCCCGGCCTAGTAAGGCAATACAGGACCAGGACAGTGCAACACTCACGCCAGGAAAGAAAAATATACGGAGAAACACGTAAAACCAATCAAATGATTAATTGATGTTATTTCTCTGATTCCAATGCACGTAGATTTATTCAGATTTAGAAAATTAAATAGGCAGCGTGATTTTCAATCACATTAATTAGTTATTAGAAACAACATAGATATTTCTAATCACTACTAATTTGTTTGAAATTTTCAATCACATTAATTAGTTATTAGCTGCTAGAAGCGCATGGGATGCGAGAGGTATCAAAGAATACCAGCAGGTTGGACGAGCAAAATTAACTACCGATTATTTGGAGATATCGGAATGAAACTATCATTAGTTAGGATGATACGAAGAATGAATAATAGAGTGCTACGTTGTGTGTGAGTACTATATACTTGGACAATCATGAATCATACCCGTCACTTGCTTCGTTCGCGTGTATTATGTCATGTCCATCAAGCATGATCAGCTGGCACAAACGCGTGGAACCACTCGGGGCATCCAACATGAGCCATGGTCCGCACGTTAAACTATCCCAGAatcaaacttatatttagtttATTGTTTCCAAGAATTAATGCTAGGTAGGGAcactatgggggtgtttggatacgaggtactaaactttaggagtgtcacatcggatgttcggacgctaattaggaggactaaacatgagctaattataaaactaactgcagaacctctatactaattcgcgagacgaatctattaagcctaattaatccatcattagcaactggttactgtagcaccacattgtcaaatcatggactaattagacttaatagattcgtctcgcgaattagactccatctgtgcaattagttttgtaattaaactatatttaatacttctaattagtatccaaacatccgatgtgacgtgtcctaaagtttaggaggtgtttcccaaacaccccatacTAGCTGTGTTGGTCATGTAGAGTGAATTCTATAAGAAATAAGAATCCACATACTGATACAGTAATCCCAGCGAGATATGCATGCCCAGTACAAAAtggatttttggaggtcgtctTAGTTTTTTCCTTATTAAGACTACATAAGTATAAACCATCTTAATTACTTGACCACAATATTCCTTGACTTCTAAACATTATTTTAACTAAGAAGCTAGTGAGCATCACAAACCAAACCACCACATCTCTTACCCACAGTTTTTTCTTGGCCTCCACCACCCACCCAGCTCGGCCACTCTTATCTGTGTgtcatcctttttttttaccattaTGGCATTATGAGCCATCATCATCCATGGATGACACCTTCACTGCTCTCATCTGTTAGTTCTCGTCACAGCTCCTAACTTGTACTTATAGATTCTtgtcatccttttttttttcttgtcagCTGTTAGCCTGTCACAGCTCCTAACTTGTACTTCTATATTCTTGCTTGCTCCCGAACAGACTCGCAAAAACCGGTAGTTCGAGCACTTGGAGAGCATTGTCGATTGGTCCCTGATCGGGGCTACAATTCCACTGTTCCAGAGCTAGCTAGTTGGCCAATAAATCGAGAGGTACTCGTTGCAACATCCATAGGCCATACAGTGATAGAGTGGAACGAAGGAATGAAGGGGATAGCTTCGATTAGCTAGGCTCAGGAGACCCAATGAAGTTTGTCGCGTCAAGCCGGACGacggcctccaccaccgtccTCCTCGCGCTGGTCGTCACCGGCTGGTgcatggccatggccgccgccgttcccGTTGCCGATGCTCGTCGCCTGCAGGATATTCCTGTCTCCACGGAAGAAGGTGGCGACCGGCGTCTGCAGAGCCAGCTGAGCAGTCTCGTAGCCATAGTGGAGTCGGTGCTTAGAAAATACGGCGTGACGAAGACTGTGGCTGACCTGCTCGACCTTGATATCCAGCAGCCGCGAGCTGTTCCCGGCGATCTTCAGATCACTGGGCAGGGCCAGCCGCGAACACGGCGCGATCTTCAGAGCCCGCTGAACCAAGTGGTGAGCGAGCTGGAAACGGTTGCGAAGTCGATCGCGGGCAGTCCTCTTGAGGAACTTCCGATCGATGTGGTCTGCCGGATCATCGGACTGACGAACCAGATGCAGTCAGTTGTGGGCGCTCTTCAGGATCTTCCAGTCATCGATGGGCAGGGACAGCTGCGAACACGCGTGCCCGCTCTTCGGAGCCTGCTGAACGACGTGCAAAGGCAGCTGCAAACGAGGGCGTCCCGTCTTCGGAATCCGTCGAGCAATGGGCACGATGTTTCTGGCATTCGGGGATCGGCGTGTGCGCAGCAAAAGCCCTGATTGCTAGAAAGTGTAGTTCGTTTCCTTACCTACTGGGCTACTACTTACTAGTCAACTGTGTCCTCGAATACTTTCTTCCTTTGCGGCTGCTGCGGTTGTTGGCACCATTGCTGTCATGgtgtttgttgttgttgttcattgttgtggttcatttttttttaaacgagccaacaggagagctgctgctatattgAAAAAGAGAAATGTCCTACATAGCCAGTAGCATGTGCTCAACCCTGATGCGCGTGCTGTTCCACTGGTTTGTGGTGATAAATTTAAAAATCAGAgcaagctttttttttccttttgaaaggACGGCAAGAGATTTGCCGCAAGCTTTATGAGACGATAGAACAACAAGCTGCCCTCAACAAAAAAGACAACTAATAACAACTAAAAAGCGGATACGCTCAATGCAAGGAGCAAGCTCTGTTCACATcaccttgttcttcttctttttcagaATATAAATATTCCTGGAAAATGCTAATTAGCGCGCCACGAGGGTTCCTGACCATAGATCTCCGACGtacatttattttccattttgGTCACCTGCACGTGGTTCCGCTAGTCCCTTGGTGTCgatgtttaaacccggcaacctatcaaagggtgcccgaggtagtattttggttagtgaggctcgtcgagattagaaactcgaaggtaaatacagacacacgatttagacaagttcgggccgctagattgcataaCACCCTaggtcctatgtgttggttggattgaattgctttggaggggtccctacctcacatTATATTGCGGGGGGCagagttacaggtcggttggttacaagaatactagtcggatacaacTAGATGAGTTCTAttcttattacaatgagtacttttctaatctTCGACTAGTTCATATCTTTCCATATAGACTACGCCGTCTTGCACCAttgtctccatgtcagatacatctcgatgtccagccctatatttaagactatccaaaccttctggtaggcccataaaagtatgtacgacaagcccccgagtactttttagtcaaatgcagcagtttcaagtacttttgcagacttcaccgactagttttggtgctcttcgagtacttcatctggttgaatcttcaaaggtacccaaaaactgtcatgcggctagaatgtactcaagcctcatttaactcagtctcatatcattcaatcttgaatttacgtggaagtgcgacgaaagttgcactccatatggagtagaccccgagccttaggttgaattgaagaattaggctgagggtcaatctgtaattcgcatcactttccccttaaaaccagGAGAAAAAATTTTATTGTcaatggacacgtggcacaaaACCCCCGAGCCTtttagccgactagtttggtgggtataagggtcaacctttgggcAATGTGACCATCTCCGAAAAGAGATCTTATCTCTTCCTGAGATAAAGGTAACTGCTAATCAGGTGTCCCAAAATTTGAGGATCCTTTTATTTTGCGCCGTTGTTACCGCGCTATTgtgataaataacggaggaagttatctcttccattttacccttgccatttgcctttccaacttccaaACGTTAGCCCGCCGGTGCCATTGTTCGATCTTCGAATACCTGCGCCACCGTCCCCCCACCAAGCAGCCCTCGAGCGTATGTGACTGAAAACGCTCGTGACATAccagcactaaggtgatcgtgctgcagtaccctacttgtgggtaaagtgtacacctctgcagagttaaaacctatccgggtagctgtGCCCATGGCATtagacgagttacggcttggacaCATGACTAGTGttgggagatggatgattttcatggtgtgcgttggattttggaagtgtccggcagttgtgccatgagctacTGCGGATGAGGATTCCAGTaccattaaaacttggatccttcgtgtaggatcaaccccacttattGATTCGTTTGCTAAAGAAATGCTTTGCGAAAatccttttgaaaatgaacccttgcatgtgttaaaatctagctttattgcaaataaaccctagccttacccttgatatatcctgtgcatattcttgattgtattcccctccgtggatggggttggacttgttgagtacttttgtactcacccttattttgttgctttagAGGAAGACCCGAACTTCGCCGCCGAGGTttttgagtaggaggtcgcttccgcacccaacgctgcctgtggtgttggtctttgcagaatgcttccgctgtcgtgtagtcccgagtgctgtctcttgATAGTAGCTTGGCTCACTGCTGTTGTTCatttacttatcatttcggtgtggctttcacgcccactcccttgggagttgtacggttcataaaccatctgttgaataaatatgttatcagcctcttgggactgatatttgtatcacatttagtctccacTTATATGGGGATGTTTCAGAAAGTGCCTCTGCTCATTGCGGATCCGCATCACCCTGTTGTCGCTGTGGATGTCATAGCCATCCTCGTCGAGCTGTCCGACGCTGATCAGGTTGGTGTCGAGGTGAGGGACAAAGGAGACACCGGTCAGCTGCTTGTGTTCGCCGGTCTTGCAGGTGAACAGCATTGTCCCGCAGCCCTCGATCTTGACCACTGAGCCATCCCCGAAGCTCATGGTGTCGATGACGCTGCTGTCGAGCTCGGAGAAGACGATGCGCGACCTAGTCATGTGATTGGTCGCGCCCGTGTCGAGGTATCAGAGGGTGTCATTAgaggggtcgtcgtcgtcgagctggGCAAAGACTCGAGCCTCCACCAGCTGAAGCAGCATGCCCGCCCCCAGCGGTCGAATCGTCGACAGCGGCGCGTTGACTGCAGCCGCAGCCGGAGGGGATCGAACCTAGATCAAGTCCACCCTTGCCATCAGCAGAGTGGGCTCCTCCTCTTTGGCCTATGCAGCGTGTGCCGCACCGCTCTTGGGCTTCGAGGGGTACTCGCGGGCCCAATGCCCCGTCTTCCCGCATCTTCAGCACTGGTCGTCGTTGACCTTGCGGCCCGACCCAGAGCTTGATCCCCCGCTCGATGGGTTGCGCCGTGGCCGGCTCCGGTGATTGCCGAACTTGGAACCTGCAGAGAGCTGTCACCTCTCCGTCACTCCTTGGAGCGCGCGATCCACTCCTCCTCTATGAGGTAGAGCTTCCCGTCAgcgcgtggtggcggtggagcgtCGTCCTCGGCTGCCCGATCCTCTGCCGCGCGTAGCCGTCCACTCCTCCAGCGACAGCGTGGCTAGATCCGTCGTGACCTCAATGGCGACGGCGACCTGCGACAAGTGCTTAGGGACGACTTGCAGGAGCTTCTCCATGACCTTCTGAGTCTCGATCATCTCCCCGACCGTCTCCAGTGCGGCCACGAGGTTCTGTAGCCGCAACGTGAAATCGTCGATGCCCTCACCATCATTGAAGTGGATCATCTCAAACTCCCGGCGGAGGCGCTGCGCATTCATCTTCCGCACCGATTCGCTGTCGATGCACTGGGTCTTCACGGCATTCCACGCCTCCAGCGCCGTCGCCTTCACCACCAACGACGCCACCATCTCCAGAGGCACGGCGCTCGTTATGGCGTCGAGCGCCATATGGTCCTCCTGCAGCGAGACGCCGCCAGGCTTAATTGCTTCCCACAGGTTGCGGGCTTGCATCTTGACTTTCATCACCAAAGACCACTACGTGTAATTAGTCTTGGTGAGCATGGGCCAGTTCGTCGTGCCGCCGATCTCCCGAACGAcgcgcaccacctcctccttgccaccaccaccagcttcGTCGCCCTTTCCACCGGCAGGCTTCCTAGGAGAGCTGGGAGGGGTCTTCTTCTCGTCGCCTACCATGAGCGCGTAGCGTATCGCCGGATCATTATACCAACAGCGGTACCTAGCCACGATCGATTCCGGCTCCTCCctcagctctgataccaattgttgaAAATCCCGACGAGCTCTTGTCGTCGGCGATCACACGGTGGCACTCACGAACACACGAACGCAAGAAGATTTTGTGCTGGTGTAGCCAGCCGCGTTTTCTGTATTGCTTACTTGAATATAAAGGCAAAAAAAACATCTAACAAACTCACTGATCGTGGCAGTGTGCTGCCCTACAAGCGCGGCGTGCCACTCCTTTTGGCCATGCCATCCCACGTCCAGCGTCCACGCTGCGCAGCTCCTGAAGACACGCTCTGCATGCATCCATGCGCTAAGCTCCAACGGACTCGCTCAGCCTCAACACAGGTCGGCTTATTTGACTCTAGCCTAAGACACCTATACGTACACGATTACAAGTAACAGTGCGGATCGATCCCCAGGTTCGTCGAACCGAACTGCAGAAACGACCCTAATGGGCTCCTCCTCCGACCCACAAAGCCACTCTGGGTCGGCATCTATCGAGGCTGAGCTGCCGCCCCGTTCTCAGCTAGTCGCGTTTCCTCCGTCGGCGCCGCCCATCGAGACACCTCTCCGTACACTTCGCTGTCCTCGCCGTCACGCTCCACCGGGCATCGGCATCTCCCGGCTGCACTTCGCCGGCTTCTCGAGCGCTTCCATCTCCTCGCTCTTGCATTTACATTTCCTACATCCCGGCCCCAAGGCCAATTGCACTGGTGAACAATTTTTACACTTGTGTGCATTCAGATAACCCAGTGTATTGATGTTGCTGTCATTAATCTCGAGACGCCTCCAATTGCTGCCTTTTCCAACCAGTTTTAGAAATTCGCTTGAACCTCACTTGGCGTTGGGTTGTCTGTCAGAATCAAGCGCTCCCTGGATCACGTTGCCGGAGCGGCTGAGGTACCCGAGTGGGGCGCAGCTGCCGTGCTGCAATGAAATCGGCGGCCAAGCTTGTTTGCCAACAGGTCAAGCGCTGGTCAATGGCCATGTCCATCTTACTGAGCTTGTTCCCGGCGCAGGGCTTGCTCGGCCATAGGTGGCACCGGCAGCAAGTCATGCATGTTGACCTCTGAAACGAGCCGCTCGAATGTATGCACGTCGTGATCCttgtcgccggcgaggcggcgaacGTCAGCGTCGGACCCGCGACAACAAACTTGACGCCATCGTTGTAGTTGGAGCAGCATACAGCCAGCGGAGGGTGGCTGTGGATCAGCGGATGCTGCTCCTAGCTGCCGAGCAGCCCGCAAGCAAAGTAGTAAGCATAAATTATTACTttctccgttctaaattgtaggtcgttttaactttttcaaGTGCATATATATTATTACGCATCTACATacagtgtatatctagatacataataatatctatgaacttagaaaaattaaaacaacctacaatttgaaacggagggagcagtaaGCAACAAAGCATAAACACATGGGTTGACCTGAGGCATCCATTGGAGCACCGAGGTTTGAAATGGAGCAACCGGTGCTCCTCTGGGTATCAAATGGATCGATTACGGTTCGCTCCATGGTTGAACCATGCCCATCTTTAGACGCCATTGTTAATTACCGCAGCGACCAAATGAAACTACATGAGTGCACCCTTCCCTCTCCTACACATCAGCATGTACAGCATCTACGTTAGTACCTAGTTATGAACATACTACACTGAATTCTGTTAGCATTATTCAAGCATGAGCGTGAGAGAAACCTCTGACTATATCCGCGGGCAACATGTGAGGATCGTCGATCAGACATCAGAGATGGACTCTTCGGACAAGATCCTTACCGTCTGTGCTCACAACTCTGAATTCTCTGCTACACCGAACGCACTAGTCTGAATCCGAAACTGAACTGGGTACTTGGATTGGATGACATCCTGTTACCACGAGTAGTGCAGCATGCTGACTATTACAGGTTAATCTGCAGGTGGCAACAACCAAGCCAGAGCAACCATTGGCGTCCCAACGCTTTCCTGATCCACCGCGGGCACCCCACGTCCACCTCTAGTTGTGGCCTCCACTCCGGTGGACACGAAGACCGTCGCAACTCGCAACGCGGTGGGGGAATCAGGGAAGCAGCAGCCACGACGACGCTCcatccgccgcctccggtgCTCCCCCGACGGCCGAATCGCTCGTCCACGGCCCCGGTGACAGCCCGCCGCCAACTCGCCGCTTCTCCTGCCCAAACATTGAAACTGACACTGCATGCTCTACCGGGGGGAGGGCGCCGCGGAGGGCGGAAgcgcggtggcggccgccggcagTGAAGTGCGGTGGCGGACGGTCGAGAGCGGGAGGGGCTCAATTCTACAAAATAACAAGGGGTGCAttgaaaatatttggatcgtgatcattgatcgcgatccaaatcaggggTTTAAATATTAGGGGGTattttgtaaatatttggatcgcgactaatCCAAGGGGTCACGTGCAAATACGCCGGGACGGCGGGCGGACGGCCaacacggcggccggcgaggctgTGCTGTCCCCTCTGCCGGGCATCCGGCGGGAACTCCCCGTCAGCTCTGCTGCGGCCTGCGGTATTCCCGCCACTCACAGCCATAGCTGAGGGCTACGGCACGGAAAGGctccgccagccaccaccggaGCAGCCTCTCGACGCCATGGCCACCCCACCCGGGCACCCGGCCAGGGCGTCCCCGCCGGAATCGGTGCCCGCGACGCAACGAGCCCGCGACGCGCACGCCGCGGGATACGAGTCATTTCTCCTAGCCCAGGTACAAGTACAACCACAGCATCCCCATCCCGCACATCCATCCTTCCTTccggcgtcgccgcctccacggcGCCGTATCCTCGTGAGGCGCGCGCAAGCACCGGAACGAAAAAGCATCTAGTCACCAGCGCCGAGATCCGGCCATGGCCAATgtccgagcgccgccgccgccggcggcggcagtgctggAGCAGCAGCTGTCGGCGTCGTGGACAAACGGCGCCGGAAGCCTGCTGCCGGGTCCAGCCTCTCCGCCTGGGCCTCGGCCGCGTGCTGTGGGCGATCCGCGCGGCATCCATGTCTTCCGTGGGCCGTGGCGCCGCTCGGGCCCCGGGACTTAATTGTCTGATATGGCCCATGGGCATTTTGTGAACCATGGGTTTGGGCTGTACTGCCCCCAAGGCCCAAACTCTCCATGATTGGGCTACGGCTCATCTCTCTGTCTTCCCTCATCAGCAGTCAGCAGGGAGGAAGTACGCGCCATGGCGGAGTCATGGCGGGATCCGGTGCTCCGCGAGCCGCCAGCGAAGCGGAGGGATATCGACCCCATCGCCCCGACCAAGCATCCTTGGAACCTGCCCGCAAGACTCTCACTCCCACACTGCTCGTGTAACCCAGGTGCGGTCCGGAACCTAGCCTTCATGTTCCAAATGTCGTCCTGTTTTACCTGCTTCGTGGCACTGAAACTAAAATTATGTAATCAGAGGACAGTTATGTGGCGATACCCCGGGAGGCAAACCTGCCAATCGACGAAGAGGCTAGGAGGGTTGCGGCCGGAGTGTCCCAGgcagtcgtcgccgtcgcctccatCGACGGTAGCTTCATGGGTCCTCTTTTGCGTGTTCCTGATTCCTGCACTGTGTTAAAATGTGCCAAATCTTCCGGTttctttaattaaaaaaaaattgaaccttGCTCCGTCTTGGGTGGCGTGGGGGGATTGGCCGCTCAAATATTTCCCCTGTTTTTGGCCCCCCTCTACAACGGGCAACATTGTGCGCTCATGTACATATGCACTCTAATCTTAACTACAACGGGCAACATTAAGCAAGAATGCACCTTTACAACATGTCCTTGATTTTTTTGCTAGCTATTAGTGTAAAGGTAGAAGGAACCGGTTAGTCCTGTTGTAGCCAATAAGTTGAACAGGAAAAAGATACCATAGCGCATCACGCTGCACAAGACTGTACACATTACCGCAAGTCCGCCACATTATGTGTTTGGACCATGATACCTAACTGAGGCCACTAACCTAAATATGGGATAACAAACTGCGGAGTTTCGTGATTTTTTAGTAGTATATATGGTTAGAAAATGAGGACTTGAACAAGACTGCAAACAAAACTTATTAACTATATATGGTTCAGTATCATTTTCTTTTAGGATAACAGAAAAACCttgcaaaagaaacaaaaggcaGGAGAATGAGATTATGCAAACTCTTAAGTTTTATAGTTTACTGATGCACATGCTTTGTGCAAGTTAATGACAAATTGTCACAAGGCTGCTCTTGTAACTTTTGACAGTTAGTTTGTAGCTTGGTAGAATTTGGTGACATTAGATCCTCTTTCTTTGCGTATTTTATTCACGAGCTTCTTTTATAGGAGGTATTGCCGTCCAAGTATAATGGCTTTCGGTGTGAATTTGCATAATGCCCAGTCTTCACCTTGGATGAAAGTTCCCACGACTTTGCATGAAGGGTTGGATGATCTTGTTGTTGAGCTGGTATGTCCCATGTTCATTATTTGCTTTGACTTGCTTGTTAAATGTACAACTCATGTTCATGATTGTTTAATCTGCTCGTTGAATATGGAAATGCAGTTTGTTTCAAtattaaatactccctccgatcTAGTTGCTCAAACTTCTTAACTTGGTCCATCAATATATTGATAGCACATGGTTGATGTTGTTAGATTCTTCATGGTAAGTACTTTCACAAAAAAAGATTGAGTCAAAGTATCATACTGGAGACGGCATCTATGTCCAAAATGACCTACGTTTGGAATCAGAGGGAGTAATAACCGAAATGACATATGTATAAATAATATAAGTGATGTACATTTTGGCCAGCCAGACTTATGTGCGAACAAAATAGGTGATGTTCATTTATATAATTCTACCATTTTTCTGAAGTCTTGCTAACTGGATGCCTGTCTCCTACAAGGCACTGCGAGCTGCTTTGGACTACGTCATAGGGATCT is a genomic window containing:
- the LOC117835266 gene encoding uncharacterized protein is translated as MAESWRDPVLREPPAKRRDIDPIAPTKHPWNLPARLSLPHCSCNPEDSYVAIPREANLPIDEEARRVAAGVSQAVVAVASIDGSFMGPLLRVPDSCTVLKCAKSSAISVKNLVTLDPLSLRILFTSFFYRRYCRPSIMAFGVNLHNAQSSPWMKVPTTLHEGLDDLVVELVSRLICFGLRHRDLIIQCNGRRVATSLQLFEILVENIGKMVELTVIKAEDGTAHSIHLPVEETVEKNFYSWPISNYHGGFL